The Deltaproteobacteria bacterium genome has a segment encoding these proteins:
- a CDS encoding CBS domain-containing protein, with product MDDTREHKKTDGLLEGEARRRFMRAVLADLRALEQMLEAGAFERGVVRIGAEQELFLVDRAYHPAPGALKILERIDDPHFTTELGLFNLEANADPQPLAGKGLSKMEEQLALLFDKVRRTAAELDMHAVLAGILPTIGKSDLGMHNMVPNPRYHALSRAMGEARGEAFDFSIKGIDDLVVKHDSVMVEACNASFQVHLQIPEPERFAHYYNLAQLLLAPVLAAGPNSPVLFGRRLWSETRIALFEQACDIRTPGHHLRDSIPRVSFGSGWLKGTVADIFRENVVRFRALVGTEIDEHASVAFAKGRIPELKALRLHNGTIYRWNRPCYGISENGKPHLRVELRVLPSGPTIADEVANGAFWLGLMMEMSATIDDLPARIEFDDARVNLYAAAREGLGAHVTWFDGKQMLAQQLILDHLLPLAKAGLDRAGADAEDSARYLGIVERRVRTGRNGARWMLQSLSEMKGRGSTGARLNALTAAMIARQETDRVVSDWERARLDESESERVGHHKVSQYMNTDIFTVRPDDPVELVADLMGWERIRHVPVEDDKGRLVGLVSYRGVLRHLSGLHKFPPQPGGASSPVADIMKRELITVTPDTPTLEAISLMRRYRIGCLPVVQDGHIVAVLTEEDFVGIASKVLAEEQKHGTPETTGGTRADA from the coding sequence ATGGACGACACGCGGGAACACAAGAAGACCGACGGCCTGCTCGAAGGCGAGGCGCGCCGCCGGTTCATGCGCGCCGTGCTTGCCGATCTCCGGGCGCTCGAGCAGATGCTGGAGGCCGGCGCCTTCGAGCGCGGAGTGGTCCGCATCGGCGCCGAGCAGGAGCTGTTCCTGGTCGACCGCGCCTATCACCCGGCGCCAGGCGCGCTGAAGATCCTCGAGCGCATCGACGATCCCCACTTCACCACCGAGCTGGGCCTCTTCAACCTGGAAGCGAACGCCGATCCGCAGCCGCTCGCCGGAAAGGGCCTCTCGAAGATGGAGGAGCAGCTCGCCCTGCTCTTCGACAAGGTGCGGAGGACCGCCGCCGAGCTCGACATGCACGCCGTGCTGGCTGGCATCCTGCCCACCATCGGCAAGTCCGATCTCGGCATGCACAACATGGTGCCGAATCCGCGCTATCACGCGCTCAGCCGCGCCATGGGCGAGGCCCGCGGCGAGGCCTTCGACTTTTCCATCAAGGGGATCGACGACCTGGTGGTCAAGCACGACTCGGTGATGGTGGAAGCGTGCAACGCCAGCTTCCAGGTGCACTTGCAGATCCCGGAGCCGGAGCGATTTGCCCACTACTACAATCTGGCCCAGCTCCTCTTGGCGCCGGTGCTGGCGGCAGGGCCCAACTCGCCCGTGCTGTTCGGCAGGCGGCTCTGGTCGGAGACGCGCATCGCCCTCTTCGAACAGGCCTGCGACATCCGCACGCCCGGGCACCATCTGCGGGATTCGATCCCCCGCGTCTCCTTCGGCAGCGGCTGGCTGAAGGGTACCGTCGCCGACATCTTCCGCGAGAACGTCGTTCGCTTCCGCGCACTGGTGGGCACCGAGATCGACGAGCATGCCAGCGTCGCCTTTGCGAAGGGTCGCATTCCGGAGCTGAAGGCGCTGCGGCTGCACAACGGGACCATCTACCGCTGGAACCGGCCCTGCTACGGGATCTCCGAAAACGGCAAGCCGCACCTGCGGGTCGAGCTGCGCGTCCTTCCCTCGGGGCCGACCATCGCCGACGAGGTGGCCAACGGCGCCTTCTGGCTGGGGCTGATGATGGAGATGTCCGCCACCATCGACGACCTGCCAGCGCGGATCGAGTTCGACGACGCGCGCGTCAATCTCTACGCGGCGGCCCGCGAGGGCCTGGGAGCGCACGTCACCTGGTTCGATGGCAAGCAGATGCTGGCGCAGCAGCTCATCCTCGATCACCTGCTCCCTCTGGCGAAGGCGGGCCTGGACCGCGCCGGCGCCGACGCGGAGGATTCGGCCCGCTATCTCGGGATCGTCGAGCGCCGCGTGCGCACCGGACGCAATGGCGCGCGCTGGATGCTGCAGTCGCTCTCCGAGATGAAAGGCCGCGGCTCGACGGGCGCGCGCCTCAACGCGCTGACCGCGGCGATGATCGCGCGCCAGGAGACGGACCGCGTGGTCAGCGATTGGGAGCGGGCGCGGCTGGACGAGAGCGAGAGCGAACGGGTGGGCCACCACAAGGTCTCGCAGTACATGAACACGGACATCTTCACCGTCCGGCCCGACGACCCGGTGGAGCTGGTAGCCGATCTGATGGGCTGGGAGCGGATCCGGCACGTCCCGGTCGAGGACGACAAAGGACGGCTGGTCGGGCTGGTTTCGTATCGCGGCGTCTTGCGGCACCTGAGCGGCCTGCACAAGTTCCCGCCCCAGCCCGGCGGCGCCAGCTCGCCCGTCGCGGACATCATGAAGCGCGAGCTGATCACCGTCACGCCCGATACACCCACGCTGGAGGCCATCTCTCTCATGCGCCGTTATCGCATCGGTTGCTTGCCCGTCGTGCAGGACGGACACATCGTCGCCGTCCTGACCGAGGAGGACTTCGTCGGCATCGCTTCCAAGGTGCTGGCCGAGGAGCAGAAGCACGGCACGCCGGAGACAACCGGCGGCACGCGGGCGGACGCGTAG
- a CDS encoding ATP-grasp domain-containing protein gives MPRNVIFAAPFPTDITMRFVRAAARLPEVRLLGIVHTPPEGEDAAVYRDLVRVTDPLSTQDLIEATEILRRRHGHPDRIIGILEAMMVQLAQTRAHFGVPGTQPKIAELFRDKARMKTALREAGLPVARSRLIGGPGDARSFADEVGFPLVLKPPAGMGAKSTWRVSSLDELLRGSAGMGASEARPVLAEEFLRGREFSFETITLGGVPRIESISQYQPTCLEVLENPWIQWCCVLPRDISGAQYDGARKMARGAIAALGLTDGMTHMEWFQRPDGSLVIGEIAQRPPGANITTMTGLAHGVDAFRAWVRAVVDGELEGTWDRKYAVGSAFLRGMGHGRVAHVGGVHEVHQAVGRLVVEAKLPSVGALKSDGYEGDGYVIVRDESTDVVQQALKRIIETVEVHYA, from the coding sequence ATGCCCCGAAACGTGATCTTCGCGGCGCCCTTCCCCACCGACATCACCATGCGATTCGTTCGCGCCGCCGCACGACTGCCGGAGGTGCGGCTGCTGGGGATCGTGCACACGCCTCCTGAGGGAGAGGATGCGGCCGTCTATCGCGACCTGGTCCGGGTCACCGACCCGCTCTCGACGCAGGACTTGATCGAGGCCACCGAGATCCTGCGGCGCCGCCACGGCCATCCCGACCGCATCATCGGGATTCTCGAGGCGATGATGGTGCAGCTCGCGCAGACCCGCGCGCACTTCGGCGTCCCGGGGACCCAGCCGAAGATCGCCGAGCTGTTCCGCGACAAGGCGCGGATGAAGACAGCGCTGCGCGAAGCCGGGCTCCCGGTGGCAAGGAGCCGCCTCATCGGCGGTCCGGGCGATGCGCGCAGCTTCGCCGACGAAGTCGGCTTTCCGCTGGTCCTCAAGCCGCCGGCGGGAATGGGCGCCAAGTCCACCTGGCGGGTGAGCTCGCTGGACGAGCTGCTGCGTGGGAGCGCAGGAATGGGCGCCAGCGAAGCGAGACCGGTGCTGGCCGAAGAGTTCCTCCGCGGGCGCGAATTCAGCTTCGAGACCATCACGCTCGGTGGCGTTCCCCGGATCGAATCCATCTCGCAGTACCAGCCCACCTGCCTGGAAGTGCTGGAGAACCCCTGGATCCAGTGGTGCTGCGTGCTCCCCCGCGACATCTCGGGCGCTCAGTACGACGGCGCACGGAAGATGGCGCGCGGGGCGATCGCGGCGCTGGGCCTGACCGACGGGATGACGCACATGGAATGGTTCCAGCGCCCGGATGGCAGTCTGGTGATTGGCGAGATCGCGCAAAGGCCCCCGGGCGCCAACATCACGACCATGACCGGACTGGCGCACGGAGTGGACGCCTTTCGCGCCTGGGTCCGCGCCGTGGTCGACGGCGAATTGGAGGGCACCTGGGACCGGAAGTACGCGGTCGGCTCTGCTTTTTTGCGCGGGATGGGGCACGGGCGCGTGGCTCACGTGGGTGGCGTCCACGAGGTCCACCAGGCGGTCGGAAGGCTGGTCGTGGAAGCGAAGCTACCCTCCGTCGGCGCTCTGAAGAGCGACGGATACGAAGGGGACGGTTACGTGATCGTCCGGGACGAAAGCACCGACGTCGTCCAGCAGGCGCTGAAGAGGATCATCGAGACCGTCGAGGTGCATTACGCCTGA
- a CDS encoding N-acetyltransferase family protein has protein sequence MIRLARPDDGAAAARIYDPVVARTAISFELDPPGPVEMKRRIVTALAFAPWLVEERDGIVRGYAYASKHRERAAYQWSVDVGVYVDEEHRRSGVGKALYGKLFRLLRLQGFYAAHAGVTLPNAASVGLHESLGFRPVGVYRGVGYKLGGWRDVGWWQLELRDRAGEPSPPKPMDEMQSDPRWVEELGR, from the coding sequence ATGATCAGGCTGGCGAGACCGGACGACGGCGCAGCGGCGGCTCGCATCTACGATCCGGTAGTGGCGCGGACCGCCATCTCCTTCGAGCTCGATCCACCCGGGCCGGTGGAGATGAAGCGGCGCATCGTCACGGCGCTCGCTTTCGCGCCATGGCTGGTGGAGGAGCGCGACGGGATCGTGCGCGGGTACGCTTATGCGTCCAAACACCGGGAGCGCGCCGCTTACCAGTGGTCCGTCGACGTCGGGGTGTACGTCGACGAGGAGCATCGGCGGAGCGGCGTGGGAAAGGCACTCTACGGCAAGCTGTTCCGGCTGCTCCGGCTGCAGGGGTTCTACGCGGCCCACGCAGGCGTCACGCTGCCGAACGCCGCCAGCGTCGGGTTGCACGAGTCGCTCGGTTTCCGGCCTGTCGGCGTGTACCGCGGCGTTGGTTACAAGCTGGGCGGATGGCGCGACGTCGGCTGGTGGCAGCTCGAGTTGCGCGACCGCGCCGGAGAGCCTTCGCCGCCGAAACCGATGGACGAAATGCAGAGCGATCCACGGTGGGTGGAGGAGCTAGGGCGGTGA
- a CDS encoding succinylglutamate desuccinylase/aspartoacylase family protein, producing the protein MLARRAGRTHRRRPDRGGLRRHRFQGAGRGAEARHAGDNRRHAGGRVEVEAYKIEARGIEIERREIGRLVGEEPGPTVVIVAGIHGNEPAGTEAARRVFARLSRGDLRIRGELVAFAGNLAGLRLGVRYQAKDLNRVWSEAHIAALREKRSSEHDPEDREQLELLAAIESALGRARGRVHLVDLHTTSAAGIPFVLFGDTLAQRRFARAFPLPVIIGLEEQLDAVLTEYWTRRGCTTLAIEGGQHASPDSTDAIEAFLWFALVRAGLLEGHAPTEVARSAALLDQRRAGLPRVVEVISRRSVSPEDGFRMEPGFRNIDRARKGQLLARDQNGEIRAPADGMVLLPLYQGLGRDGFFWGREVSGARLLASEALRAIGAERLLGILPGMARDPRDPSRFVVDARSARPLTLELLHLFGYRRVREDGSRLIVERQQP; encoded by the coding sequence TTGCTTGCCCGTCGTGCAGGACGGACACATCGTCGCCGTCCTGACCGAGGAGGACTTCGTCGGCATCGCTTCCAAGGTGCTGGCCGAGGAGCAGAAGCACGGCACGCCGGAGACAACCGGCGGCACGCGGGCGGACGCGTAGAGGTGGAGGCCTACAAGATCGAGGCGCGCGGCATCGAGATCGAACGGCGCGAGATCGGCCGGCTCGTGGGAGAGGAGCCCGGCCCCACCGTGGTGATCGTCGCCGGCATCCACGGGAACGAGCCCGCCGGTACGGAGGCGGCCCGACGCGTCTTCGCGCGGCTGTCGAGAGGAGACCTCCGAATCCGCGGCGAGCTGGTGGCGTTCGCCGGCAACCTGGCGGGCCTGCGGCTCGGCGTCCGCTACCAGGCCAAGGACCTGAACCGCGTCTGGAGCGAAGCGCACATCGCGGCCTTGCGAGAAAAGCGGTCCAGCGAGCACGATCCCGAAGATCGGGAGCAGCTCGAGCTATTGGCTGCCATTGAGTCCGCCCTCGGCCGTGCCCGTGGCCGCGTCCATCTCGTCGACTTGCACACCACCAGCGCCGCGGGCATTCCCTTCGTCCTCTTCGGCGACACCCTGGCGCAGCGGCGCTTCGCACGGGCCTTTCCCCTGCCCGTGATCATCGGGCTCGAGGAGCAGCTCGACGCCGTGCTCACGGAATACTGGACGCGGCGCGGTTGCACGACGTTGGCCATCGAGGGCGGCCAGCACGCGAGCCCAGACTCGACCGACGCGATCGAGGCATTCCTCTGGTTCGCGCTGGTCCGAGCCGGACTGCTCGAGGGCCACGCTCCGACCGAGGTCGCGCGCAGCGCCGCGCTCCTCGACCAGAGACGCGCCGGCCTCCCGCGCGTGGTGGAGGTGATCTCGCGGCGGTCGGTATCGCCCGAGGACGGATTCCGCATGGAGCCGGGATTCCGCAACATCGACCGCGCGCGGAAGGGGCAGCTTCTGGCGCGTGACCAGAACGGCGAGATCCGCGCTCCCGCCGACGGCATGGTCCTCCTGCCGCTGTACCAGGGATTGGGCCGCGACGGCTTTTTCTGGGGCAGGGAGGTCAGCGGTGCGCGCCTGCTGGCGTCGGAGGCATTGCGGGCGATCGGCGCGGAGCGGCTCCTCGGCATCCTCCCGGGAATGGCGCGTGACCCTCGCGACCCGTCGCGGTTCGTCGTCGACGCTCGGTCAGCACGGCCTCTCACGCTCGAGCTGTTGCATCTCTTCGGATATCGGCGAGTCCGCGAGGACGGCTCCCGGCTGATCGTCGAGCGCCAGCAGCCTTGA
- a CDS encoding phosphatase PAP2 family protein, giving the protein MGDPRAGALAALSGTAARAGYAALFTAALPALLVAWARSADRFIELPALESPAAGWVIVVGGVSLMVWAWTALVRDGGGLPMNAFPPPRFVASGPYRFLAHPIYVGFCAAVFGCAIALASPSGLWIVGPATALACVALVLGHEAADLRRRFGPDLPRPLLSLPPDTTEPVRGGDRAAGVVFVAGPWLALYGAAMFLGPAPGAIETWLPFERRLPVIETAEILYASTYPVALAALFIPRTRGEARKLLVRALLAMALVFPLYFLLPLVTPPRPFVASGWWGQLLLEERVHDSMAAAFPSFHVVWSLLAAGAWSARFAKARAPAYGWAALVALSCLATGMHSIADVAAGALVFLTVVSARRIWKVLHGAAERAANHWTEWRIGPLRILGYGAWAALANAAALCIVSAMMGPPRLGLVYATAAAGLVGAFVGARLFEHPAKEMRPFGFYGGMFGIWAAAAASPLFGLPSADAERLLAGYCAAAPLLQGIGRVRCLMQGCCHGAPASPEVGIRYRLPLSRVTKAGLDGIPLHPTPLYSILWNGVVALAMLRLWWSGVGPGSLCGAWLILSGVGRFVEESHRGEPQTPIMAGLRVYQWIAVATVIAGAVLLALPPGPPLPTPQLGAAAIASALGAGAIAWFAYGADFPDSRRSYSHLT; this is encoded by the coding sequence ATGGGCGATCCACGAGCTGGTGCGCTGGCCGCGCTGAGCGGGACGGCGGCCCGGGCGGGATATGCGGCCTTGTTCACCGCCGCCCTGCCGGCGCTGCTCGTCGCCTGGGCGCGCTCCGCCGATCGGTTCATCGAGCTGCCGGCCCTGGAGTCGCCTGCCGCGGGGTGGGTGATCGTCGTGGGGGGCGTTTCGCTCATGGTCTGGGCCTGGACGGCGCTCGTCCGGGACGGCGGCGGCCTGCCGATGAACGCATTCCCACCGCCGCGGTTCGTCGCGAGCGGCCCATATCGCTTCCTGGCCCATCCGATCTACGTCGGGTTTTGCGCCGCGGTGTTCGGTTGCGCCATCGCCCTCGCTTCTCCGAGCGGCCTGTGGATCGTCGGGCCTGCGACGGCGCTCGCCTGCGTTGCGCTCGTTCTCGGCCATGAGGCGGCAGACCTTCGGCGCCGGTTCGGCCCGGATCTGCCTCGGCCGCTGCTCTCGCTGCCTCCGGACACGACGGAGCCGGTGCGCGGCGGCGATCGCGCGGCGGGCGTCGTGTTCGTCGCCGGGCCCTGGCTGGCGCTGTACGGGGCCGCCATGTTCCTCGGACCGGCTCCCGGCGCAATCGAGACCTGGCTACCGTTCGAGCGGCGCCTCCCCGTGATCGAGACGGCAGAGATCCTCTACGCCAGCACGTACCCCGTTGCCCTTGCAGCGCTGTTCATTCCCAGGACGCGCGGCGAGGCGCGAAAGCTCCTGGTGCGGGCGCTTCTCGCGATGGCGCTGGTGTTTCCCCTTTACTTCCTGCTGCCGCTCGTCACGCCACCGCGCCCCTTCGTCGCGAGCGGCTGGTGGGGCCAGCTTCTTCTGGAGGAGCGGGTCCACGACTCCATGGCGGCAGCCTTCCCGTCGTTCCACGTCGTGTGGTCCCTGCTCGCGGCCGGCGCGTGGTCGGCGCGATTTGCGAAGGCGAGGGCCCCCGCGTACGGATGGGCCGCGCTGGTCGCGCTGAGCTGCCTCGCCACCGGGATGCACTCGATCGCCGACGTTGCCGCCGGCGCGCTCGTGTTTCTGACGGTGGTGAGCGCCCGACGGATCTGGAAAGTGCTCCACGGCGCAGCAGAGAGAGCCGCCAATCATTGGACCGAATGGCGGATCGGTCCACTGCGAATCCTGGGCTACGGCGCATGGGCCGCGCTCGCAAATGCCGCTGCGCTCTGCATCGTGTCCGCGATGATGGGGCCCCCGAGGCTCGGCCTCGTGTACGCGACCGCCGCCGCTGGCCTGGTCGGCGCGTTCGTCGGCGCGCGCCTGTTCGAGCATCCCGCGAAGGAAATGCGCCCCTTCGGCTTCTACGGCGGAATGTTTGGGATCTGGGCAGCCGCCGCCGCGTCTCCACTTTTCGGGCTGCCGTCTGCGGACGCGGAGCGCCTGCTGGCGGGCTACTGCGCGGCGGCACCACTCCTCCAGGGCATCGGCCGCGTGCGCTGTCTGATGCAGGGCTGTTGCCATGGCGCGCCGGCATCCCCGGAGGTGGGCATCCGCTATCGTTTGCCGCTCTCGCGCGTGACGAAGGCCGGGCTCGACGGGATTCCGCTGCACCCGACGCCGCTCTACTCCATTCTCTGGAATGGCGTCGTCGCGCTGGCGATGCTGCGGCTCTGGTGGTCGGGAGTCGGACCGGGATCGCTCTGCGGGGCGTGGCTGATCCTGTCGGGCGTGGGGCGCTTCGTCGAGGAGTCGCATCGGGGAGAGCCGCAGACGCCGATCATGGCCGGGCTTCGCGTGTATCAATGGATCGCGGTCGCGACGGTGATCGCGGGCGCGGTCTTGCTGGCCCTGCCTCCCGGACCGCCATTGCCAACGCCGCAGCTGGGTGCAGCGGCGATCGCCTCGGCACTGGGCGCCGGAGCAATCGCCTGGTTCGCCTACGGCGCGGATTTTCCCGATTCCCGGCGATCGTATTCGCACCTCACCTGA
- a CDS encoding DUF1570 domain-containing protein translates to MSAFYQPVDLFGEPMLVMSTEQGGSENVVLKHELAHALHGTFLPRSPRWFFEGLACYLETMQFDPARDLYLIGAPSEDRLQYLRYHPETNYGRVLTLPTREAVLLSGQESYAFQSASWLLVFYLANERGKQLDDYIRRITRREDAQAAFHTAFSGLRAEELAEEVGRYLQTLPRHLDPAEAQVSYRLRNVRIAPWEGPLQAREVPAAEVEALHAELFFLSPGLPRAQAHLAESRRAVETALRLDPSHPLALAVEMALPESASTPPPLERIRAAAARRPRDYRVQMLLAFAVGGRRPEERRAALVRAAALVPENAAVLNALAWHDLTHGRVQAALPVAEKAAELAPGRAAVLDTYATALAKASRCAEAVRVEERAVELTAEHASGELRRRLLVRLDAMRAGCDEVPLDEE, encoded by the coding sequence ATGAGCGCGTTCTACCAGCCCGTGGATCTCTTCGGCGAACCGATGCTGGTGATGAGCACCGAGCAAGGCGGATCCGAAAACGTCGTGCTCAAGCACGAGCTCGCGCATGCGCTGCATGGCACCTTCCTGCCGCGCAGCCCCCGATGGTTCTTCGAGGGACTGGCCTGTTACCTCGAAACGATGCAATTCGACCCCGCGCGCGATCTGTATCTGATCGGCGCGCCGAGCGAGGATCGACTCCAGTACCTTCGCTACCATCCGGAGACAAACTACGGGCGGGTGCTCACGCTGCCGACGCGCGAGGCCGTGCTCCTGTCGGGACAGGAGAGCTACGCCTTCCAGAGCGCGTCGTGGCTCTTGGTGTTCTATCTCGCCAACGAGCGCGGCAAGCAACTCGATGATTACATTCGCCGGATCACGCGTCGCGAGGATGCGCAGGCAGCGTTCCATACGGCATTCTCCGGTCTTCGCGCAGAGGAACTGGCGGAGGAGGTCGGTCGATATCTGCAGACGCTCCCCCGACATCTCGACCCCGCGGAGGCTCAGGTCAGCTACCGCCTTCGCAACGTGCGCATCGCCCCGTGGGAGGGGCCGCTGCAGGCGCGCGAGGTTCCCGCCGCGGAGGTCGAGGCGCTGCATGCCGAGCTGTTCTTCCTCTCACCGGGACTGCCGCGCGCCCAGGCGCACCTGGCGGAGTCGCGGCGCGCGGTCGAAACGGCATTGCGGCTCGACCCATCCCATCCGCTGGCGCTCGCGGTGGAGATGGCGCTTCCGGAAAGCGCCAGCACGCCGCCGCCCTTGGAACGGATCCGCGCAGCAGCCGCCCGCAGGCCGCGGGACTACCGCGTGCAGATGCTGCTCGCATTCGCGGTGGGAGGGCGGCGGCCCGAGGAGCGTCGCGCCGCCTTGGTCAGGGCAGCCGCGCTCGTGCCGGAAAACGCCGCCGTCCTCAATGCGCTCGCCTGGCACGATCTGACGCACGGCCGCGTCCAGGCGGCGCTGCCCGTGGCGGAGAAGGCCGCGGAGCTTGCTCCGGGCCGTGCCGCCGTGCTCGACACCTACGCCACCGCCCTGGCCAAGGCGTCGCGCTGCGCGGAGGCGGTGCGCGTCGAAGAGCGCGCAGTGGAGTTGACCGCGGAGCATGCCAGCGGCGAGCTGCGACGGCGGCTGCTCGTACGCCTCGATGCGATGCGAGCCGGATGCGACGAAGTGCCGTTGGACGAAGAATGA
- a CDS encoding enterochelin esterase, translating to MSGKLAIEEVLADPQQAGRFLETHRFPLVEGTHVTVIWVGQADGVSLRHWIYGLESSTALARVPGTDLWYLTLEIPPASRVEYKLEIHRGGGSEWVEDPLNPNRARDPFGANSVLQTEGYEAPSWTRPDPHARPGALEPLSIESAFLGKRGGVLYLPARFRKSRQYPLLVVHDGSDYLNYAGMKTVLDNLIHAREIPELIVAFTDSPERLTEYANDERHARFLTEELHPQLASTFPLLNRAQSRCLMGASFGAVAAFSTAWRYPGHWGRLLLQSGSFAFTDIGKRNRRGPLFDRVVEFVNSYREEPKAVSERVFLSCGVYESLIYENRSMVPLLAATGMEVRFVESRDGHNWENWRDRLREGLSWLFPGPLSFIYE from the coding sequence ATGAGCGGGAAGCTCGCCATCGAAGAGGTCCTCGCCGATCCGCAGCAGGCGGGCCGCTTCCTCGAGACCCACCGCTTTCCCTTGGTCGAGGGAACCCACGTCACCGTCATCTGGGTGGGGCAGGCAGATGGCGTGAGCCTCCGCCACTGGATCTACGGCCTCGAGTCGTCCACCGCGCTCGCGCGCGTGCCGGGCACCGACCTCTGGTACCTGACCCTCGAGATCCCGCCTGCTTCGCGCGTCGAGTACAAGCTGGAGATCCACCGCGGCGGCGGCAGTGAATGGGTGGAGGATCCCCTCAATCCCAACCGCGCCCGCGATCCGTTCGGCGCCAATTCAGTGCTCCAGACCGAAGGGTACGAGGCGCCTTCCTGGACTCGCCCCGATCCGCATGCGCGGCCGGGCGCGCTCGAGCCGCTCTCGATCGAGAGCGCCTTTCTGGGCAAGAGAGGTGGCGTCCTCTACCTGCCCGCGCGATTTCGCAAGAGCCGCCAGTACCCTCTCCTCGTGGTCCACGACGGCAGCGATTACCTGAACTACGCGGGCATGAAGACGGTACTCGACAACCTCATCCACGCCCGCGAGATCCCGGAGCTGATCGTCGCCTTCACCGACTCGCCGGAGCGGCTGACCGAATACGCCAACGACGAGCGCCACGCGCGGTTTCTCACCGAAGAGCTCCATCCGCAGCTGGCGAGCACGTTCCCGCTGCTCAATCGCGCGCAGTCTCGCTGCCTGATGGGCGCCAGCTTCGGCGCGGTGGCCGCGTTCTCTACCGCCTGGCGATATCCCGGGCATTGGGGGCGGCTGCTCTTGCAGTCCGGCTCCTTCGCCTTCACGGACATCGGCAAGCGCAACCGCCGCGGGCCGCTCTTCGACCGGGTGGTCGAGTTCGTCAACAGCTATCGGGAGGAGCCGAAGGCGGTGAGCGAGCGGGTCTTCCTCAGCTGCGGCGTCTACGAATCGCTGATCTACGAAAACCGCTCGATGGTGCCTTTGCTCGCGGCCACGGGCATGGAAGTCCGCTTCGTGGAGTCCCGCGACGGCCACAACTGGGAGAACTGGCGCGACCGCCTCCGGGAAGGTCTCTCCTGGCTCTTCCCCGGGCCGTTGAGCTTCATTTACGAGTGA
- a CDS encoding ATP-grasp domain-containing protein: MRAVFLSPAFPPEMIQYTRGLSEVGAEVLGIGDTRRAALPAEVRPHLHDYLEVPRILDEDDVMARATAWLRGKSVDRVLANWEVLVMLAARMRDRWGLPGMSPDTVRGFRDKELMKERVRAAGLRVPRSRRVRTKREVYEAAEAIGLPLILKPIAGAGSADTYAVRTRAELEAALEATRGVPEASCEEYVQGEEFTFDTVCIDGKPAFENVAAYLPKPLEARSQEWVSPVIITVRDMYQERLAPGVELGRKVLTALGMGDGFTHMEWFLTPRGEAIFGEIGCRPGGAHLVDQMNYTCDIDLFREWARVATWQKFEAPTARKYNVGIVFKRAAGRGRIARIDGLREWLREAGPWAVEEKLLREGTPRRNWKQTLLSDGHVIVRHPEWAEAQRLSFAAATGIKIYAE, translated from the coding sequence ATGCGCGCGGTCTTCCTCTCGCCTGCGTTTCCGCCCGAGATGATCCAGTACACGCGCGGGCTTTCCGAGGTGGGCGCGGAGGTGCTCGGCATCGGCGACACGCGTCGCGCGGCGCTGCCCGCCGAAGTGCGGCCGCACCTGCACGATTACCTGGAGGTGCCGCGCATCCTCGACGAGGACGACGTGATGGCGCGCGCCACTGCCTGGCTGCGTGGCAAGAGTGTCGATCGGGTCCTCGCCAACTGGGAGGTGCTGGTGATGCTGGCCGCCCGGATGCGCGACCGCTGGGGGTTGCCCGGCATGAGCCCGGATACGGTGCGCGGCTTCCGCGACAAGGAGCTGATGAAGGAGCGCGTGCGCGCCGCGGGCCTTCGCGTGCCACGGTCGCGCCGCGTGCGCACCAAGCGCGAGGTGTACGAAGCCGCCGAGGCAATTGGACTGCCGCTGATCCTCAAGCCGATCGCCGGGGCGGGCAGCGCCGATACGTACGCGGTCCGGACCAGGGCGGAGCTGGAGGCGGCCCTGGAGGCGACGCGCGGTGTGCCGGAGGCGAGCTGCGAAGAGTACGTGCAGGGCGAAGAGTTCACGTTCGATACCGTCTGCATCGACGGCAAGCCGGCCTTCGAGAACGTCGCCGCCTACCTGCCCAAGCCGCTCGAGGCGCGCTCGCAGGAGTGGGTGAGCCCGGTGATCATCACCGTGCGCGACATGTACCAGGAGCGCCTCGCCCCTGGCGTCGAGCTCGGCCGCAAGGTTCTCACCGCCCTGGGGATGGGCGACGGCTTCACGCACATGGAGTGGTTCCTCACTCCCAGGGGCGAGGCCATCTTCGGCGAGATCGGTTGCCGCCCCGGCGGCGCGCACCTGGTCGATCAGATGAATTACACCTGCGACATCGACCTCTTTCGCGAATGGGCGCGCGTGGCGACCTGGCAGAAGTTCGAGGCGCCGACCGCGCGGAAGTACAACGTCGGCATCGTCTTCAAGCGCGCAGCCGGCCGGGGCCGCATCGCGCGCATCGACGGGCTCCGCGAATGGCTGCGCGAGGCCGGTCCCTGGGCGGTGGAGGAGAAGCTCCTGCGCGAGGGCACACCGCGGCGGAACTGGAAGCAGACGTTGCTCTCCGACGGCCACGTGATCGTGCGCCACCCGGAGTGGGCCGAGGCGCAGCGGCTTTCCTTCGCCGCCGCGACTGGCATCAAGATCTACGCGGAGTAG